The following nucleotide sequence is from Citrus sinensis cultivar Valencia sweet orange chromosome 6, DVS_A1.0, whole genome shotgun sequence.
TGGCTGCAGAGGTAGAAGTCGAACTCTAAAGGGTGGCATATCATTCTGTCGACGACAGTTCCTGGTCATCACAAGGGATTTAAAACAGGCTCAAGAAAAGGAAACCATATTCAAAAGCAATAATCAAAACCAGGTTGGATGTTGCCGCTCTTGTCTGTTTGGGAAGGATTTGTTGGGAAGAAGCGTGTGTGATGCCTCTTCTGCACCACAATGAAGGTAACTGGTGGAAGGTATGACTCCTCCAGAGATTGGCAGGCCTAAAGAGAATGTAAACACTTGAAGGAATCAGAAACACTCTGGCATAAACTTTCTAGTAACTGAATAGAAGCCAACAACAGagtatattttatcattaattttgcCCACAAATATAGCCATCTACCACTATGAGAACCTTTAATTACTTCAGTATAAGAAATGCAGTGTACTTGAAGGGGAAGTATAAAGCAGTCCCAAGAATTCAAAAATCTTTGTCACGTATTCTCAAATGGTAACGTATTCTCAAATGGTAAGacaatttttctcttttcttttccaactATGTGGAATTCGTTGAGATACAAGTCCTTTCCATTCCTAGGTTCAGCTTATTTTGCtgaaaatgaaatcaacaatGTGGAAACATGGGAATATAGATTGCAGTGTAATAGTTTAAACATGAGTATCTAGCAACATCAGAAGCCTCTCACCTTTCGAATGGCATCCATCTCACTGAGCAGCACGTGACTAAACTGGCCTTCGCTCACACCATCTCTGTTGCATTTTTAGGAGAAAGTATTAGCAACACTTCATGAAAACAAATATCGGAACTAAGCATTTTGCAATATCTAAGAAAAGTAAATTCCTGTAGAAGATTATCCTTTTTGGCTTTTCATTTGTTGTTCTTTTGAAAGCAATCAGCAGTTCCCTGAAAATATCAACATAAAAGAACAATTAAGGATAAATTAAGCACTTAGCAATAAATGAAACCTATTTGAATCCTACCTGATCATCCCAGCATTGACTGGTCCTCTTGTAGGATCCTGTTGCACCGTAAAAAGATCTTGAATGATCTCCTCTCTATGTTGCTGGGCAGAAACCAGGCCCCTGTAGGTGGTAACTGCTGGCCAATCCATTGATGCCACAACCTAAAGTAATGAAAATTCCACTACTTTGGTACATCTTCTTTGTATAATGGATAGGAGGGGAAAAGTGCTACATACTGCTGCTATTGAAGGGCTAGAATCCTCTCCTGGTTGCGGATGGCTTACATCAGCACCAAAGATTATGGTGGGGATGTCAGTCAGAACAGGTATGTTCCTGGCAATCGCATCCTCCAACACAGAATTTCTGCCCCCAGTCTATTGACAtcattgattattaattagaaagtTGAAGTTCACAATGAAATCAAGAACCTAAATTGACATCAGGAGAGAGTAAACCTTCACATTAATCTTCAAGGCCACGTTTTCCAGGTACTGTGGGCTACACTTCCTAGCATGCTTGGGCTGACAGCACTGAGAAACTATTCCAAGCTCAGTTTCACACACTCTTTTAATTCTGCCTGTTgagcacaaaagaaaattcgTCCATACAGtaaggaaaaagaataaactTCAACCATTCCGAATCACAAGTGTTATATGTTTGCTTTAACTACCATAATTTCCACTGAGATCAGGAAGGATGATAATTAACAACTGCAGTGCTTTTCTTTGATCATTGCATGCACGGTGAACATCTGATAATGCTCTCTCTATCTGATTTGGATGACTGGACTGGACAGGATATATAGGATTTGGGTTCACATCCtaggaaagaaaaagattagTAATGTTGCAAGCTTTCAGAGAAAATATGATGTGCATAGATGTAAAGGATGTAGCTTTACCATTCCTTTGTTGCGGCACATGGAAACAAGATCATGGCAAAAGCCAGAAGCGATTTGTGTACTCAAACTGGAGAAGTTCAAGCAAGTCCAGCAATTCACTTTAGCACCATTATACATTTTCtgcagagaaaaagaaatagcaTCCATGGGAGAGAGAGGATGAGCAACAAAAATCAGTTATAAAGGTTTGTTATCATGTCTTGAAATAAGTATAATAACTATTACTCACTGCATTGATCATGTTCCACTGCCCCATACGTGGCCTGATCGTTCTATCTCTTCCATAATCATTGTACTTAATCTGAGAGGGAAAATCATAATGTGGAATGGTAAGTATTGGTACAatggaattaaattaaatgttaagcagagtgaaaaatagaaaattaccACAGGGGGTGGAAGCACATGAGCGTCAATGCATACCAATTCCTTCTTCACATGGACTCCAAATTCTTTAGCTAACTTGTCATTTTCATAGTTGTTATTCTCCGCAATCTGCAATGGTTATGTGAGGTCAATACAGACGACAAAAGAGCTACAAAAGCCATTACCAAAGTTAAAAAACAGTAGGCCTGTGACTGAAATCAAAAGCTTTTGCAAGAACATTagacttgaaaatttttcagttcTAGATTACCCTTCGAATACTCTCTTCCCTCTCTCTAGGTCGCCTGCAGGCCTCTCTTAACAGGGCTGTAACCTGCCTGTCATTTAACTTTTTTGAGTATTTCTGCCCTTCAACAATCTTGCACAGCtacaaagaacaaaatattaactaagcaatatatttataaaaaaaaaaaaaggatgacAAAATGATTTAGCAAGCTATTTTAATTAACCTCCATTGGCAAATAAATGGGCTTGGGCTCATTTCCAGATTGAAGTGCCGGCCATGAAGCATAACGAAGTGAAATATTGTATCTCTCTTGGAAATATTCTATAACAAGCTTCTCTCTTTTATCTTCAACCAAAAAactagaaagagaaaaagaacaagataGGAAGGGTAAGAATAAATCAAGGCAAGTGACTGctaattgtttttttgttttttgatcGGAAACTATTCTTTCGAACCCATGACCAAATGGGGTGGTTCTATAAGCACCATACCACTGAGTCTGCAGAGAGACTGGTGAGTAACTTCCAAATGAACATACATTAATGAgtgaaaaactaaaacaagCAAAATAAGGATAtccaaacaaaacaagaaaaaaaaccaGTAGTGTGTGATAGCAGATGGACAGTAATTAAACCTAAATAGCAAGGGAATAGATGTAATTATCACAGGAGATGTGTAGCTCACTTCAGCTTTTTTGTAGGTTGAGATGTAATGCCAGAAACTCGGTAACGCTTTGATTCTCCATGAGCAACTTCTACTTTTACTCCTCTCAAGGCCTTCTTTAGCTGGATTGTCATGGGATTGAATAAGAAACGCAGCATATGAGAAACACTCGCGCCAATGCagtaaatattggtaaaaaatataattattgaaaatcaTCCCATTTCCTAAATCTAACAAACACATGAATGTTGAGGAATACTACCTTTATTTGATCACTCTCTGAGAAAGTCTTTGAGGCTGCTCTTCTTGGATCTCCAAGATTGAGATACTTTGCCACAAAGTCGACAACTGAAATAGGTTCATAAAAGGCTGTGGCAGACACATCTACCAGAAGAAAGTTGAAGTGGTTAGAAATCATTTTTCACCACGAATGTCAGGAGAAAACAAGGAAATCCTCGCATGATGTTCCAACAAGTAACTTAATACAAGGTTGAacataaagaaaagaagaagctgGTAATTGAggattattaaacaaatttattacCCATATTTAGAGACATTCCCATTTGGGTTGGGCGAAGGCTCTGATAGAATCCTTTCCAGCATTCGACACCAAAACCAATTTCAGATTTGTGGAAGCCAGGAGCGAAAAACGACCTTCCAACGACTGTGCAACTGTAACAGGGCAGAAATAATTCAATGCAAAACAATCacaatttacaaattcattCAGTCAAAAGAAACagctataaaatatttaatggagACAAACTACTTACTTCTTGGAAGGAGATTCCCTAAGGACCACGTCAAGAACTTGTATTATATCATGGGGTGCCTCCCTTGATTTGCACTGCAGAAACTGTCTCAAGTGATTAATGTCAGCTCTAGAAGCCAGCTTGACACTGACCTTGAACTCCCTCTCCCTCCTGTTTCGAtaaggaaataaattataaattccaAGACAAAGAACAGAAACAACAAGAGCATAAAAATAGGAAAACAATTGAATTATGATGAATCAGCatagaaacataataaattataaattctaaGCCAAAGAacagaaattacaaaattggaaaaataattaaattatgaaaaatcatCAGGGAAACTTACTTAATATCTCCACTTTCATCTCTGTCAATCAACTTAATATTGAAGTCCTTTGAGGTGAAGGGCAAAGCACCAGCAGTGTAAAATCCTTTCCTGCCATCATATGCAGGTAAGCAGCCATTGAAGTGCGTTTTTCCATGCTTCTCCAGCAGCTCTTTCATTACAGCTCTGTTAAGTCCTCTTGATGTAACTTCAGGAGTGATCGA
It contains:
- the LOC102630160 gene encoding protein argonaute MEL1-like isoform X2; this translates as MKELLEKHGKTHFNGCLPAYDGRKGFYTAGALPFTSKDFNIKLIDRDESGDIKREREFKVSVKLASRADINHLRQFLQCKSREAPHDIIQVLDVVLRESPSKNCTVVGRSFFAPGFHKSEIGFGVECWKGFYQSLRPTQMGMSLNMDVSATAFYEPISVVDFVAKYLNLGDPRRAASKTFSESDQIKLKKALRGVKVEVAHGESKRYRVSGITSQPTKKLNFLVEDKREKLVIEYFQERYNISLRYASWPALQSGNEPKPIYLPMELCKIVEGQKYSKKLNDRQVTALLREACRRPREREESIRRIAENNNYENDKLAKEFGVHVKKELVCIDAHVLPPPVIKYNDYGRDRTIRPRMGQWNMINAKMYNGAKVNCWTCLNFSSLSTQIASGFCHDLVSMCRNKGMDVNPNPIYPVQSSHPNQIERALSDVHRACNDQRKALQLLIIILPDLSGNYGRIKRVCETELGIVSQCCQPKHARKCSPQYLENVALKINVKTGGRNSVLEDAIARNIPVLTDIPTIIFGADVSHPQPGEDSSPSIAAVVASMDWPAVTTYRGLVSAQQHREEIIQDLFTVQQDPTRGPVNAGMIRELLIAFKRTTNEKPKRIIFYRDGVSEGQFSHVLLSEMDAIRKACQSLEESYLPPVTFIVVQKRHHTRFFPTNPSQTDKSGNIQPGTVVDRMICHPLEFDFYLCSHAGIQGTSRPVHYHVLFDENKFTADNLQKLTNNLCYTYARCTRSVSVVPPAYYAHLAAFRARYYIEGEGAGAADAGPGKGAAVRGEAASVRPLPPLSPNIKDVMFFC
- the LOC102630160 gene encoding protein argonaute MEL1-like isoform X1, translating into MYGRGSRNGGQGSSSSSAPASRLSSELEQRLVLQPRPPNTPQPPPPAVQAKPVAAASSSKVVTVKFPPRPSYGTAGTRCLIRANHFLVELTGRDLYHYDVSITPEVTSRGLNRAVMKELLEKHGKTHFNGCLPAYDGRKGFYTAGALPFTSKDFNIKLIDRDESGDIKREREFKVSVKLASRADINHLRQFLQCKSREAPHDIIQVLDVVLRESPSKNCTVVGRSFFAPGFHKSEIGFGVECWKGFYQSLRPTQMGMSLNMDVSATAFYEPISVVDFVAKYLNLGDPRRAASKTFSESDQIKLKKALRGVKVEVAHGESKRYRVSGITSQPTKKLNFLVEDKREKLVIEYFQERYNISLRYASWPALQSGNEPKPIYLPMELCKIVEGQKYSKKLNDRQVTALLREACRRPREREESIRRIAENNNYENDKLAKEFGVHVKKELVCIDAHVLPPPVIKYNDYGRDRTIRPRMGQWNMINAKMYNGAKVNCWTCLNFSSLSTQIASGFCHDLVSMCRNKGMDVNPNPIYPVQSSHPNQIERALSDVHRACNDQRKALQLLIIILPDLSGNYGRIKRVCETELGIVSQCCQPKHARKCSPQYLENVALKINVKTGGRNSVLEDAIARNIPVLTDIPTIIFGADVSHPQPGEDSSPSIAAVVASMDWPAVTTYRGLVSAQQHREEIIQDLFTVQQDPTRGPVNAGMIRELLIAFKRTTNEKPKRIIFYRDGVSEGQFSHVLLSEMDAIRKACQSLEESYLPPVTFIVVQKRHHTRFFPTNPSQTDKSGNIQPGTVVDRMICHPLEFDFYLCSHAGIQGTSRPVHYHVLFDENKFTADNLQKLTNNLCYTYARCTRSVSVVPPAYYAHLAAFRARYYIEGEGAGAADAGPGKGAAVRGEAASVRPLPPLSPNIKDVMFFC